Genomic window (Candidatus Margulisiibacteriota bacterium):
ACAGAGAATAAAGCCAATTATTGTCCGATAGAAAGCTCTACCCAGTTAGATTAGCAATCACTAAAAAAAATATTGCAAAATATCTAAAGTAATCATACAATTCAGTGTGGATTTATGAATAAATTTTGTGTATTTCTTATCTACGTCCGACATGGTTTAACTCAGCAGATATTTGCTAGAATATTTGACTATTAAAAAGGAGTTTTTTTCTTATGACAGATAAATATATTGTTGGAGTAGACCTTGGTGGCACAAAAATTGCGACTGCGGTAGCGACAAAAGAAGGAAAAGTACTAAATCAACTAAACATCCCAACTCTTGCTGAAAAAGGACCGGATGTTGTTATTTCAAGAATAGTTAATTCTATCGAAAATCTCCTCTCTGACCTTAAGATTGAAAAAAGCCAGATCAGTTCTCTTTGTATCGGAGTTCCGGGTCATGTAAACGCTGAGAAAGGCAAAGTCTATAAAGCTCCGAATCTAGCAGATTGGAATAATATACCACTTAAGAAAATACTAAAAACCCATTTTGATACAAATATTATTATTGAAAATGACGCAAACGCAGCAGCTTTAGGAGAGTTCAAACTGGGCGCAGGCAAAGGCAGCTCCAATATGTTTTTTATTACAATAAGTACAGGCGTCGGAGCAGGAATTATTCTAAATAACAAACTCTATCATGGTTCTAACAATAGCGCAGGTGAAGTAGGTCATATGACCTTCAATCCCGAGGGACCAAGATGCGGATGCGGAAATACAGGCTGCTTTGAGGCGTATGCATCCGGTCCGGCCATGGCAGCCAGGGCTATCGGCAAATTAAAAAAATCAGCAAAGCTAACGGCCGAAGCCAAAATTCTGATTGATCTGGTTGATGGCGAACTTGATAAAATAGACGCAAAAACTTTAAGCGAAGCAGCAAAAAAAGGAGATAAGTTTTCTTTAGAGCAGATAAAAGAGAATGCTTATTATATTGGGATTGGCCTTGTGAACATTATTAATATACTCGATCCGGAATTAATCGTTATAGGCGGCGGCGTATCACAAATAGGTGAAATACTTTTTGATGAAATCAGGAATGCTATAAATAAACGTTGTACGATGAATGTTGATAGCATTGCTCCAGTTGTACCGGCACAACTAGGGACCGATGCAGGAATCCTGGGCGCTATTTCATTAGGGATGTAACATACGGATAAAAATGGAGCGATTAATTAATAAAGGAAGCCGATGAACAAAAACTATATAGCAATAATTGATTATGGGATGGGAAACCTGAGAAGTGTATACAAAGCATTAGAAATCCTGGGGCATCCGGCTATAATAACCGACTCCCCTGAAATAATAGAAAAGTCATCTGGGATCATACTCCCTGGAGTTGGAGCTTTTGGTGCTCTTATGGACAATATGAAAACCAAAGGATTAATAAAACCGCTCCTTGAACAAATCGAA
Coding sequences:
- a CDS encoding ROK family protein, producing MTDKYIVGVDLGGTKIATAVATKEGKVLNQLNIPTLAEKGPDVVISRIVNSIENLLSDLKIEKSQISSLCIGVPGHVNAEKGKVYKAPNLADWNNIPLKKILKTHFDTNIIIENDANAAALGEFKLGAGKGSSNMFFITISTGVGAGIILNNKLYHGSNNSAGEVGHMTFNPEGPRCGCGNTGCFEAYASGPAMAARAIGKLKKSAKLTAEAKILIDLVDGELDKIDAKTLSEAAKKGDKFSLEQIKENAYYIGIGLVNIINILDPELIVIGGGVSQIGEILFDEIRNAINKRCTMNVDSIAPVVPAQLGTDAGILGAISLGM